Proteins found in one Helicobacter sp. NHP19-003 genomic segment:
- a CDS encoding DNA-directed RNA polymerase subunit alpha, which translates to MKVIKTAPHVPTDISVEKISDRQIRVSVSAFESGYAITLAHPIRRFLLQSSVGYAPIGIKIENVAHEFDSVRGMAEDAALFIANLKNIRLVGRAKNPDEQLVVHYSFKGPAKLSGKHLEVEGVGVVDKEAYLATINEDVQLDFTLIIQRGMGYVPSESIRGLIPSDYIPLDAYFTPIKKVVYNIENMLVDGNPNFERVIFDIESDGQIDPQHAFQEAVKTMHAQMHIFSTSMAHSKGAYTLEDSLEVKDLVRKVEDLDLSARCFNCLDKIGIKYIGELVLMDAYELKGIKNLGKKSYDEIAEKLEQLKYPVGQELSPEFKASLKARIEKLKSEES; encoded by the coding sequence ATGAAAGTGATTAAAACAGCGCCCCATGTCCCCACGGACATCAGCGTTGAGAAAATCAGCGACCGGCAGATCCGCGTGAGCGTGTCTGCCTTTGAAAGTGGCTACGCCATCACTTTAGCGCACCCCATCCGTCGCTTTCTCCTGCAAAGTTCTGTGGGGTATGCGCCCATTGGCATTAAAATTGAAAATGTTGCCCACGAGTTTGACTCCGTGCGGGGCATGGCTGAGGATGCCGCTCTTTTCATCGCCAACCTCAAAAATATCCGCCTAGTGGGGCGGGCCAAAAATCCAGACGAGCAACTAGTGGTGCATTACTCTTTTAAAGGCCCTGCCAAACTCAGTGGCAAACACTTAGAAGTAGAGGGTGTGGGTGTGGTGGATAAAGAGGCGTATTTAGCCACCATCAACGAAGATGTGCAACTAGATTTTACCCTCATCATCCAAAGGGGCATGGGCTATGTACCTAGTGAGAGCATTAGAGGGCTGATCCCTAGCGATTACATCCCCCTAGACGCTTACTTCACGCCCATTAAAAAAGTGGTCTATAACATTGAAAACATGCTCGTGGATGGCAACCCCAACTTTGAACGGGTGATCTTTGACATCGAGAGCGATGGGCAGATCGATCCCCAACATGCTTTTCAAGAAGCGGTGAAAACCATGCACGCACAAATGCATATTTTCAGCACGAGCATGGCACACTCTAAGGGTGCTTATACCCTAGAGGACAGCCTAGAGGTGAAAGATCTCGTGCGTAAAGTTGAGGACTTGGACCTAAGCGCCCGTTGCTTTAATTGCCTGGATAAAATCGGGATCAAGTACATCGGCGAGCTTGTGCTGATGGACGCTTACGAGCTTAAAGGGATTAAAAATCTAGGCAAAAAGTCCTACGATGAGATTGCCGAAAAATTAGAACAACTTAAATACCCCGTGGGTCAAGAGCTCTCCCCTGAGTTTAAGGCCTCTTTAAAAGCACGGATTGAAAAATTAAAAAGCGAGGAAAGTTAA
- the rpsM gene encoding 30S ribosomal protein S13, with protein MARIAGVDLPKKKRVEYALTYIYGVGLKSSRDILAKVQISLDKRVHELSEDEISSITKEIQAHYVVEGDLRKKVQMDIKALMDLGSYRGIRHRKGLPVRGQTTKNNARTRKGKKKTVGSK; from the coding sequence ATGGCGCGGATTGCAGGGGTAGATTTACCCAAAAAGAAACGGGTTGAATACGCTTTAACCTACATTTACGGCGTGGGTTTGAAAAGCTCAAGAGACATTCTTGCCAAAGTGCAGATCTCTTTGGATAAAAGGGTGCATGAATTGAGTGAGGACGAAATTTCTAGCATCACCAAAGAAATCCAAGCCCATTATGTCGTGGAGGGGGATTTGCGTAAAAAGGTGCAAATGGACATCAAGGCGTTGATGGATTTAGGCAGTTATCGGGGGATTCGCCACCGCAAGGGGCTACCCGTGCGCGGACAAACCACGAAAAACAACGCCCGCACCCGCAAAGGCAAGAAAAAAACCGTGGGCAGTAAATAA
- the rpmJ gene encoding 50S ribosomal protein L36, protein MKVRPSVKKMCDKCKVIKRRGVIRVICVTPKHKQRQG, encoded by the coding sequence ATGAAAGTTAGACCTTCTGTAAAGAAAATGTGCGACAAATGCAAGGTCATTAAAAGGCGGGGCGTGATCCGCGTGATTTGCGTTACCCCCAAACATAAACAAAGACAAGGATAG
- the infA gene encoding translation initiation factor IF-1: protein MAKDDVIEVDGRVIECLPNATFKVELENKHIVLCRISGKMRMHYIRIALGDRVRLELTPYSLDKGRITFRYK, encoded by the coding sequence GTGGCAAAAGACGATGTGATTGAGGTGGATGGGCGGGTGATCGAGTGTTTGCCTAACGCCACCTTTAAAGTGGAGTTGGAGAACAAACATATCGTGTTGTGCCGGATTTCGGGCAAAATGCGGATGCACTATATCCGCATTGCCCTAGGCGATCGGGTGCGCTTGGAGCTCACCCCCTATAGTTTGGATAAAGGGCGGATCACTTTCCGTTATAAGTGA
- the flgB gene encoding flagellar basal body rod protein FlgB, whose protein sequence is MDLSKAYPLVYQAMDYRSLRQDLIASNVANVDTPFYRPKDVDFESVLAQKKAEVFDHKQDKVLELAVTDSRHLEPNLDESKKATIFFRDGHLAKNDGNSVDLDIETSEMGKNSTMYLALTTALKKHRGIVNYAIDSAKNI, encoded by the coding sequence ATGGACTTGTCAAAAGCGTATCCGCTCGTGTATCAAGCGATGGACTACCGCTCTTTGCGGCAGGACTTGATCGCAAGCAATGTCGCCAATGTGGACACCCCCTTTTACCGCCCGAAAGATGTGGACTTTGAATCGGTTTTAGCCCAAAAGAAGGCAGAAGTGTTTGACCATAAACAGGACAAGGTTTTGGAATTGGCGGTTACGGACTCTAGGCATTTAGAGCCTAATTTGGATGAGAGCAAGAAAGCCACAATCTTTTTTAGGGATGGGCACTTGGCGAAAAACGATGGCAACAGTGTGGATTTGGACATCGAAACTTCCGAAATGGGGAAAAACTCCACAATGTACCTCGCCCTAACCACTGCCCTAAAAAAGCATAGGGGCATCGTCAATTACGCCATAGACTCGGCGAAAAACATTTAA
- the rplO gene encoding 50S ribosomal protein L15, which yields MALENLRPAKGSVKNIKRVGRGQGSGMGKTSTRGGKGQTARTGYKQKRGFEGGQQPLQRRLPKVGFKSRTKGLTYSINVAKHPEILKLETLSLELIKQVHPFPSYIEKVKLIGAGAKDLASKIQDERIATSGQK from the coding sequence ATGGCATTAGAAAATTTACGCCCCGCTAAAGGGAGTGTGAAAAACATTAAACGGGTCGGCAGGGGTCAGGGCTCTGGCATGGGCAAGACTTCCACCCGTGGGGGCAAGGGGCAAACCGCCCGCACCGGTTACAAACAAAAACGGGGCTTTGAGGGCGGACAGCAACCCTTGCAACGCCGCTTGCCCAAAGTGGGCTTTAAAAGCCGCACAAAGGGGCTCACCTATAGCATCAATGTTGCCAAACACCCCGAGATTTTAAAACTAGAAACCTTGAGTTTGGAGCTGATTAAACAAGTCCATCCCTTCCCTAGCTACATTGAAAAAGTGAAGTTGATCGGCGCGGGGGCGAAGGACTTAGCCTCTAAAATCCAAGACGAGAGAATCGCCACTAGCGGACAAAAATAA
- a CDS encoding NAD(P)H-dependent oxidoreductase has protein sequence MAQILLLNGAKGFGHSHGRLNTTLHDHALRVLKDLGHGVVETQIDQGYDFEEEVGKILSADALVWQMAGWWMGEPWIVKKYMDEVFTTGHGRLWKNDGRSHTAPTKNYGKGGLLQGKKYMFSLTWNAPLEAFIDKEEFFGGVGVDGVYLHLHKAHEFLGMQALPTFICNDVIKNPQVEQYLQNYSTHLQKVFTAF, from the coding sequence ATGGCACAAATTCTACTGCTCAATGGAGCTAAGGGTTTTGGGCACTCACACGGCCGTTTAAACACCACTTTACACGACCATGCTCTGCGGGTTTTAAAAGATTTGGGGCATGGCGTGGTTGAAACGCAGATCGATCAAGGCTATGACTTTGAAGAAGAAGTTGGCAAAATCCTGAGTGCCGATGCCTTGGTTTGGCAAATGGCGGGATGGTGGATGGGCGAGCCCTGGATTGTGAAAAAATACATGGATGAGGTTTTCACCACCGGGCATGGACGCCTGTGGAAAAACGATGGGCGTAGCCACACCGCCCCCACCAAAAACTATGGCAAGGGCGGGCTGTTGCAGGGCAAAAAATACATGTTTTCACTCACTTGGAACGCCCCCTTAGAAGCTTTCATAGACAAAGAGGAATTTTTTGGGGGCGTGGGCGTGGATGGCGTGTATTTGCACCTACACAAAGCCCATGAGTTTTTAGGCATGCAAGCCTTGCCCACTTTCATCTGCAACGATGTCATCAAAAACCCCCAAGTAGAGCAATACCTGCAAAACTACAGCACCCACTTGCAAAAGGTTTTTACCGCCTTTTAG
- the folE gene encoding GTP cyclohydrolase I FolE: MLKESLEKLFISVGEDPKREGLQNTPKRVKALWADLMAGYKQDPKEILNTTLCAPSSGLVVLQNIEFYSLCEHHLLPFFGRVSVGYLPNAKIVGLGAIARLVECFSRRLQIQERLGAQIAQSLQECLEPKGVGVFCVARHLCVAMQGVQKQESVLKTSCRLGAFQEPSIYAEFLQNLSVPV; encoded by the coding sequence ATGCTTAAAGAGAGTTTAGAGAAGTTGTTTATCAGTGTAGGCGAAGATCCTAAGCGAGAAGGCTTACAAAACACGCCTAAAAGGGTCAAAGCCTTGTGGGCGGATTTGATGGCGGGCTACAAGCAAGACCCCAAAGAGATTTTAAACACGACGTTGTGTGCGCCCTCAAGCGGGCTGGTGGTGTTGCAAAACATTGAGTTTTACAGCCTATGCGAACACCATTTACTGCCCTTTTTTGGGCGGGTGAGTGTGGGGTATTTGCCCAATGCCAAGATTGTAGGGCTAGGGGCGATTGCACGCCTTGTGGAGTGCTTTTCAAGGCGCTTGCAAATCCAAGAGCGTTTAGGCGCACAGATTGCCCAGAGTTTGCAAGAGTGTTTAGAGCCCAAAGGGGTGGGGGTGTTTTGCGTGGCTAGGCATTTATGTGTCGCCATGCAGGGGGTGCAAAAACAAGAGAGTGTGCTGAAGACGAGCTGTCGGCTCGGCGCGTTTCAAGAACCTAGCATCTATGCAGAGTTTTTGCAAAACCTTAGCGTGCCTGTTTAG
- the rpsE gene encoding 30S ribosomal protein S5 yields the protein MEINREEFQEVVVNIGRVTKVVKGGRRFRFNALVVVGNKNGLVGFGLGKAREVPDAIKKAVDDAFKNIIEVKIKGTTIAHDIEQKYNASKILLKPASEGTGIIAGGSTRPMIELAGIKDILTKSLGSNNPYNVVRATFDALARIKG from the coding sequence ATGGAAATCAATAGAGAAGAATTTCAAGAAGTCGTGGTGAATATCGGGCGGGTAACCAAAGTTGTCAAAGGCGGCCGCCGTTTCCGCTTCAACGCCCTTGTAGTGGTCGGCAATAAAAACGGGCTTGTGGGCTTTGGGCTTGGCAAGGCTAGAGAAGTGCCCGATGCGATCAAAAAAGCCGTGGATGACGCTTTTAAAAACATCATTGAAGTGAAAATCAAGGGCACAACCATCGCCCATGACATCGAGCAAAAATACAACGCGAGCAAAATCCTTTTAAAACCCGCAAGCGAAGGTACGGGCATCATCGCCGGTGGTTCGACCCGCCCTATGATCGAGCTTGCGGGCATTAAAGACATTTTGACGAAGTCTTTAGGGTCTAACAACCCTTACAATGTGGTCCGGGCGACTTTTGACGCTTTGGCAAGAATCAAGGGTTAA
- the truD gene encoding tRNA pseudouridine(13) synthase TruD: MVYNARMQNNNQFPRFFSASHAPIDFYFKKCARDFVVQEEPLYPFSQSGEHLIVHVRKKDKTTWEMLSLLSQVLGCKMSAFGYAGLKDKNALTFQYISLPKAYEKALEGHASTLYEQGVKILDTTAHTHKIRLGHLKGNHFAMRLKKLTPLNAQKIAEVLEVLQNKGFLNYFGAQRFGRKGDNFKHVNTGKKKLDKFLLSSQQSFCFNQWLSARARLNAFVNNFSPLEIAKEYPQISLEQARALKAQPQDFKLLEGDVLCHYPFGKYFHHSTQDLDTNLKRLQARSLVATGLLPGFKVLEARNLAGEFEKPFKQEIDSCGDRRFALVYPQEVDFLYLSQEAQGQLKFFLPKGAYATIFLEEIARQELFSPDA; encoded by the coding sequence ATGGTGTATAATGCCCGCATGCAAAATAACAACCAATTTCCCCGCTTTTTCAGCGCAAGCCATGCGCCCATTGACTTTTACTTTAAGAAGTGTGCCCGTGATTTTGTGGTGCAAGAAGAACCCCTTTATCCCTTCAGCCAAAGCGGGGAGCATTTGATTGTGCATGTCCGCAAGAAAGACAAGACCACTTGGGAGATGTTAAGCCTGCTCTCGCAAGTGCTGGGTTGTAAGATGTCTGCCTTTGGCTACGCCGGGCTTAAGGATAAAAACGCCTTGACTTTTCAATACATCTCTTTGCCTAAAGCCTATGAGAAAGCCCTCGAAGGGCACGCTTCCACTCTCTACGAACAAGGCGTGAAAATCCTAGACACCACCGCCCACACGCATAAAATCCGCCTAGGGCATTTAAAGGGCAACCATTTTGCCATGCGCCTAAAAAAGCTCACTCCCCTAAATGCCCAAAAAATCGCCGAGGTGCTAGAGGTTTTGCAAAATAAGGGGTTTTTGAATTACTTTGGGGCACAACGCTTTGGACGCAAGGGGGACAACTTCAAACATGTGAACACAGGCAAAAAAAAGCTAGACAAGTTTTTGCTCTCCAGCCAGCAAAGCTTTTGTTTCAACCAGTGGTTGAGTGCAAGGGCGCGCTTGAATGCCTTTGTCAATAACTTTAGCCCCCTTGAAATCGCCAAAGAATACCCCCAAATCTCCCTAGAGCAGGCCAGAGCCCTAAAAGCCCAACCCCAAGACTTCAAACTTTTAGAGGGCGATGTGCTGTGCCATTACCCCTTTGGTAAGTATTTTCACCACAGCACACAAGATTTAGACACAAACTTAAAAAGATTGCAGGCTAGAAGCCTTGTGGCAACGGGGCTGCTCCCGGGCTTTAAAGTCTTAGAAGCTAGAAACTTGGCTGGGGAGTTCGAAAAACCCTTTAAGCAAGAGATTGACTCTTGCGGGGATCGGCGTTTTGCGCTTGTCTATCCTCAAGAAGTGGATTTCTTGTATCTGTCCCAAGAAGCGCAGGGGCAACTCAAGTTTTTCTTACCCAAGGGGGCGTACGCCACAATCTTTTTAGAAGAGATCGCTCGCCAAGAGTTGTTTAGCCCCGATGCTTAA
- a CDS encoding FtsW/RodA/SpoVE family cell cycle protein → MAYRYLFTLSSFLMIFSVLLSYSLSTYTTLIYHYSEFHFFIRQLVAVAVGIFLMWGLSWLDPDKWFSKIGFAILLGSLFLILIMSFLPESMSSSAGGAKRWIRLPFFSLAPTEFFKVGFVFFLSWSLSRTFFNKEKSGVREELTILIPYLVVFLAVAFLIGVLQNDLGQVILLAIVLGFLLIFSGGSFKLFRIFLGIAIVIGVVAISTSEHRILRMKLWWANIQSSILSILPPKLASSLKIEHLPEPYQIYHATNAIKHGGLFGQGLGDGLIKLGFLSEVHTDMVLAGLAEELGFVAVAVCVGVILIILHALFKITNRLDNPKHMLFCLGVALLIAFSFIINAFGVSGIIPIKGIAVPFLSYGGSSLLANSVALGLVLSLSKQAR, encoded by the coding sequence ATGGCGTATCGGTATCTCTTTACCCTGTCTAGTTTTTTAATGATTTTTAGCGTACTCTTAAGCTACTCCCTTTCCACTTACACCACACTCATCTACCATTACAGCGAGTTTCATTTTTTTATTCGCCAGCTCGTGGCTGTGGCTGTGGGGATTTTTCTCATGTGGGGACTCTCGTGGCTTGATCCAGACAAGTGGTTTAGCAAAATCGGCTTTGCTATCCTACTAGGCTCTTTGTTCTTAATCCTCATCATGAGCTTTTTGCCCGAAAGCATGTCTAGCAGTGCAGGGGGGGCAAAGCGGTGGATTCGCCTGCCCTTTTTCTCCCTCGCCCCCACCGAGTTTTTTAAAGTGGGCTTTGTGTTTTTTCTCTCGTGGAGCTTGTCGAGGACTTTCTTTAACAAGGAAAAATCGGGCGTGCGCGAAGAGTTGACGATTCTCATCCCCTATTTGGTCGTGTTTTTGGCGGTGGCGTTTTTAATCGGGGTTTTACAAAACGACTTGGGGCAGGTGATTTTATTGGCCATCGTGCTGGGCTTTTTGCTCATCTTTTCAGGCGGGAGCTTTAAGCTTTTCCGCATTTTCTTAGGCATTGCGATTGTCATCGGGGTTGTGGCGATCAGCACGAGCGAACACCGCATTTTACGCATGAAGCTTTGGTGGGCAAACATCCAAAGCTCGATTCTCTCCATTTTGCCCCCCAAACTTGCCAGCAGTTTAAAAATCGAACATCTGCCAGAACCCTACCAAATTTACCACGCCACCAACGCCATCAAACACGGCGGGCTTTTTGGGCAGGGTTTAGGGGATGGCTTGATCAAACTCGGCTTTTTAAGCGAAGTACACACCGACATGGTCTTAGCAGGGCTGGCTGAAGAGTTGGGCTTTGTGGCGGTGGCGGTGTGCGTGGGAGTCATCTTGATCATCCTGCACGCCTTGTTTAAAATCACCAACCGCCTAGACAACCCCAAACACATGCTCTTTTGTTTGGGCGTGGCCCTACTCATCGCCTTCTCTTTCATCATCAATGCCTTTGGGGTGAGCGGGATCATCCCTATTAAGGGCATCGCTGTGCCGTTTTTAAGCTATGGGGGCAGCTCACTTCTAGCCAACTCTGTGGCTTTGGGGCTCGTGTTAAGCCTCTCTAAACAGGCACGCTAA
- the rpsK gene encoding 30S ribosomal protein S11, with the protein MAKRVGTKKRVVKKNIAKGVVYICASFNNTNITITDEMGNVVCWATAGGLGFRGSKKSTPYAAQQAVESAMAKAKEHGLKEVGIKVQGPGSGRETAIKSVGSVEGIKVLWIKDITPLAHNGCRPPKRRRV; encoded by the coding sequence ATGGCAAAGAGAGTCGGCACAAAAAAGAGAGTTGTTAAGAAAAACATCGCTAAGGGCGTGGTCTATATTTGCGCTTCTTTCAACAACACCAACATCACGATCACCGATGAAATGGGCAATGTGGTTTGTTGGGCAACCGCGGGAGGCTTGGGTTTTAGGGGGTCTAAAAAATCCACTCCTTATGCCGCCCAACAAGCCGTAGAAAGCGCGATGGCAAAAGCCAAAGAACATGGGCTTAAAGAAGTGGGGATCAAGGTGCAAGGCCCGGGCAGTGGTCGTGAAACCGCTATTAAAAGCGTGGGGAGTGTGGAGGGCATTAAAGTCCTTTGGATCAAGGACATCACCCCCCTAGCGCACAATGGTTGCCGCCCCCCTAAACGAAGAAGAGTGTAA
- the secY gene encoding preprotein translocase subunit SecY encodes MTKAIATKIFITLGYLFLYRVLAYVPIPGVDLAAIKSFFDSNSSNALGLFNMFSGNAVSRLSIISLGIMPYITSSIIMELLSATFPNLAKMKKERDGMQKYMQIVRYATIGITVIQAVSVSFGLRSIGHGHNGAIMVPMQTFLLIATFSMLTGTMLLMWIGEQITQRGVGNGISLIIFAGIVSGIPHAIAGTFNLVNTGVINVLVLIGIVVIVLATIFVIIYVELAERRIPISYARKVVMQNQNKRIMNYIPIKLNLSGVIPPIFASALLVFPSTILQASSNKILQAIADFLNPHGYAYNILMFLLIIFFAYFYSSIVFNAKDIADNLKRNGGFIAGLRPGEGTANFLNTVASRLTFWGSLYLALISTLPWILVKAMGVPFYFGGTAVLIVVQVAIDTMKKIEAQVYMGKYKTLSAVGF; translated from the coding sequence ATGACAAAAGCCATTGCCACTAAGATTTTCATCACACTAGGCTATCTCTTCCTTTACAGGGTTTTAGCCTATGTCCCTATCCCGGGAGTGGATTTGGCAGCCATCAAGTCTTTTTTTGACAGCAACTCGAGCAACGCTTTAGGGCTTTTCAACATGTTTAGCGGCAACGCCGTGAGCCGCCTTAGCATCATCTCGCTAGGCATCATGCCCTACATCACCTCTTCGATCATCATGGAGCTTTTGAGCGCCACTTTCCCTAACCTAGCCAAAATGAAAAAAGAGCGCGATGGCATGCAAAAATACATGCAAATCGTGCGTTACGCCACGATCGGGATCACCGTGATCCAAGCCGTGAGCGTGTCCTTTGGGCTGCGAAGTATCGGGCATGGGCATAATGGGGCGATCATGGTGCCTATGCAAACTTTCTTGCTGATCGCCACTTTCTCTATGCTCACAGGCACCATGCTTTTAATGTGGATCGGTGAGCAGATCACGCAAAGAGGTGTGGGCAATGGCATTAGCCTCATCATCTTTGCCGGGATTGTTTCAGGCATCCCGCACGCCATTGCCGGGACTTTTAATTTAGTCAATACCGGGGTCATCAATGTTTTAGTGCTGATCGGCATTGTGGTGATTGTACTCGCCACAATTTTTGTGATCATCTATGTGGAGCTCGCCGAACGGCGTATCCCCATCTCTTACGCCCGTAAAGTGGTCATGCAAAACCAAAACAAGCGGATCATGAACTACATCCCCATTAAATTAAACTTAAGCGGGGTGATCCCCCCCATTTTTGCCTCCGCTCTCTTGGTCTTCCCCTCCACGATTTTACAAGCCTCTTCTAATAAGATTTTGCAAGCCATCGCCGACTTCTTAAACCCGCATGGCTACGCTTACAACATCTTAATGTTCTTGCTCATCATCTTCTTTGCCTACTTTTATTCGTCTATTGTGTTTAACGCCAAAGACATTGCGGACAATTTAAAACGCAATGGGGGTTTTATCGCTGGTTTAAGACCGGGGGAGGGCACGGCGAATTTTTTAAACACCGTGGCAAGCCGACTCACCTTTTGGGGCTCTTTGTATCTAGCCCTCATTTCTACCCTGCCTTGGATTTTAGTCAAAGCCATGGGTGTACCCTTTTACTTTGGGGGTACAGCAGTGCTCATCGTGGTGCAAGTGGCAATCGACACCATGAAAAAGATCGAAGCACAGGTCTATATGGGTAAATACAAAACCCTGAGCGCTGTGGGCTTTTAA
- the rpsD gene encoding 30S ribosomal protein S4 yields the protein MARYRGAVEKLERRFGISLALKGERRLSGKSALDKRAYGPGQHGQRRGKISDYGLQLREKQKAKAMYGISEKQFRSIFREANRMEGNTGENLVRLLERRLDNVVYRMGFATTRSFARQLVTHGHILVDGKRMDIPSAFIKHGQKIELIEKSKENPQILRSIELSKQTGMVAWMDVDQDKKFGIFTRYPERDEVAIPIEERLIVELYSK from the coding sequence ATGGCAAGATACAGAGGTGCAGTTGAGAAGTTAGAACGCCGTTTTGGGATTTCTTTAGCCTTGAAGGGCGAACGCCGTTTGAGCGGCAAGAGCGCGTTAGACAAGCGCGCCTATGGCCCGGGGCAGCACGGGCAAAGACGGGGCAAAATCTCGGATTACGGCCTGCAATTAAGAGAAAAACAAAAAGCCAAAGCCATGTATGGGATTTCTGAAAAGCAATTCCGCTCCATTTTTAGAGAAGCAAACCGCATGGAGGGCAACACCGGGGAGAATTTAGTCCGTTTGTTGGAACGCCGCTTGGATAATGTGGTTTATCGCATGGGCTTTGCCACCACCCGCAGCTTTGCAAGGCAGCTTGTAACACACGGGCATATCTTGGTGGATGGCAAACGCATGGACATCCCCTCGGCTTTCATTAAACACGGGCAAAAAATCGAATTGATTGAAAAAAGCAAAGAAAATCCCCAAATTTTGCGCTCCATTGAGCTGAGCAAACAAACGGGGATGGTGGCTTGGATGGATGTGGATCAGGATAAAAAATTTGGGATTTTCACCCGCTACCCTGAGAGAGATGAAGTGGCAATCCCCATTGAAGAACGCCTGATTGTTGAACTTTACTCAAAATAG
- the map gene encoding type I methionyl aminopeptidase, translating into MAIATRSPKEIALLAGAGAIVGQTLKLLEERAQVGVSLLELDALAEENILKLGGKPAFKGLYGFPNSLCVSLNEVVIHGIPTDYKLQEGDIVGLDLGAQVNGFFGDAAITLAIGQVADTDRALIACAKESLYATISQLKVGMHFKEVSALLEQEIRGRGFVPLLDFCGHGIGKRPHEEPQIPNYLAPQANPKSGPKIKEGMVFCLEPMVCQKEGNPKILKDKWSVVSTDGLNTSHYEHTIAMVGKKAQILTEV; encoded by the coding sequence ATGGCGATTGCCACTAGAAGCCCCAAAGAGATCGCCCTTTTGGCGGGGGCGGGGGCGATCGTGGGGCAGACCCTAAAACTCTTAGAAGAAAGAGCACAGGTCGGGGTGAGTTTGCTCGAGCTAGACGCATTGGCTGAAGAGAATATTTTAAAGCTCGGGGGCAAGCCCGCCTTTAAGGGGCTGTATGGCTTTCCTAATAGCCTTTGTGTGTCGCTCAATGAAGTGGTGATTCATGGCATCCCCACAGATTATAAGCTCCAAGAAGGCGACATTGTGGGGCTAGACTTGGGCGCACAGGTGAATGGTTTTTTTGGAGATGCGGCGATCACTCTCGCCATAGGGCAGGTGGCAGACACGGACAGAGCCTTGATCGCTTGCGCCAAAGAGAGTTTATATGCCACAATTTCTCAGCTCAAAGTGGGCATGCACTTTAAAGAAGTGAGCGCGCTTTTAGAGCAAGAAATTCGGGGGCGTGGGTTTGTGCCCTTGCTGGATTTTTGCGGGCATGGGATCGGCAAGAGGCCCCATGAAGAACCCCAAATCCCCAACTACCTAGCCCCACAGGCAAACCCCAAGAGTGGCCCCAAGATCAAAGAGGGCATGGTGTTTTGCTTAGAACCGATGGTGTGCCAAAAAGAAGGCAACCCCAAAATCTTAAAAGACAAATGGAGCGTGGTTTCCACAGATGGGTTAAACACGAGCCATTACGAACACACCATCGCGATGGTGGGCAAAAAAGCGCAAATTTTAACGGAGGTTTGA
- the rplQ gene encoding 50S ribosomal protein L17 — translation MRHQNRFRKLGRTSAHRKALLKNLAIALIQHGKIETGLCKAKELQSYIEKLVTAARKGDFNAHRYVFAYLQNKEATHKLVTELAPKYAERKGGYTSIHRSAIRRGDASVLAQIAFV, via the coding sequence ATGCGCCACCAAAATCGTTTTAGAAAACTCGGCAGGACCAGTGCCCACAGGAAGGCACTTTTAAAAAACCTAGCCATCGCCCTGATCCAACATGGCAAGATTGAAACCGGGCTTTGCAAGGCCAAAGAATTGCAAAGCTACATTGAAAAGCTGGTAACGGCGGCGAGAAAGGGCGATTTCAACGCCCACCGCTATGTCTTTGCCTATTTGCAAAACAAAGAAGCCACCCACAAACTTGTTACCGAGCTTGCTCCCAAATACGCCGAACGCAAAGGGGGATATACCAGCATCCACAGAAGTGCGATTCGCCGTGGGGATGCTTCTGTGCTCGCCCAAATTGCTTTTGTTTAA